The Deltaproteobacteria bacterium genome window below encodes:
- the atpH gene encoding ATP synthase F1 subunit delta: MSKVDLSKRYAKSLFAISKESNSQEKIFDQLRTINFALEKKEVKEFINNPNVSLSVKKQAINKIFSDTSFAPELSSFFNLLLDRKRMSLLPEIVKVFEAIVDENNGVTRGFVTSAKPLSKESLALLESKITQVLKKKIVLSASEDPSMIAGVIARVGGWTFDDSLDTQLKKLNEKLLNH; encoded by the coding sequence ATGAGTAAAGTTGATCTTTCCAAAAGATATGCAAAATCTCTTTTTGCCATAAGCAAAGAAAGTAATTCACAAGAAAAAATATTTGATCAATTAAGAACAATTAACTTTGCTTTGGAAAAAAAAGAAGTAAAAGAATTTATTAACAACCCTAACGTGTCCTTGTCCGTCAAGAAACAAGCGATTAATAAAATTTTTTCTGACACCAGTTTCGCCCCAGAGCTCAGTTCCTTTTTTAATCTTCTATTGGACCGAAAAAGGATGTCCTTGCTTCCTGAGATTGTAAAAGTTTTTGAGGCTATTGTAGATGAAAACAATGGGGTTACGAGAGGATTTGTTACTTCCGCCAAACCCCTTTCGAAGGAATCTTTGGCCTTATTAGAAAGTAAAATAACTCAAGTACTTAAGAAAAAAATTGTGTTATCAGCAAGTGAGGACCCTTCGATGATTGCGGGTGTGATAGCAAGAGTTGGTGGATGGACTTTTGATGATAGTCTTGACACGCAATTAAAAAAATTAAATGAAAAATTATTAAATCACTAA
- the mfd gene encoding transcription-repair coupling factor: MKFEPLNLNLESQLERVFDGPSKKEVQIIGSSSLLSFALFLSQSHSKQIHALPHLVIVSNSNDANKLINYIEFFDPSKVCYVLPEFDVSPYSGVYPSPKIIKERMLFMSRAQNARKGEIFVASYLGMQQKSIPVDVLIESNKLYKKGDFLPENLSLHLINLGYESAPMVEDVGQFAIRGGIVDIFSPGEKLPVRVELFGDQIETLRFFSPTTLKSETAIDSFLLTPAKEILYLDNEYEHLVSRFKASTQGRVIPNEEVDDISRSLVQKNFFPGIEFLITCFYEKPSLPIEHFATSLNLWIVDPIEVQKISDDSLSELKTEFNNSENSLIRPKLEDFFNPAWISSTSESSADFCGLNENIILKKIFFSNIDFKNTNFDEGSESPCRIEYRSFTTQEFSNLSLASTPGSEAWNISLSNKLNHWKKDHYKIFVAIRNTAQAERLKHFLDQIHFQFGKVSNEDYCWDSWCREQEFNPHLIHLIPRFLSESLRVEEEKIIFLREEDFFGKKDRIRSTQGAEDFQKQAKRLNFGDLKPGDLVVHIKHGIGQYEGLKVMNINGVESEFIQLSYKEKDKLYLPVYRVSQLQKYSSSISTSLLDKLGGTSWEKTKIKVKNHLKDIASELLALYAKRAEMHRPPFKLSESEAQLFEKGFPFQETDDQLRSINDIIKDLSSSKPMDRLICGDVGFGKTEVAMRAAFFAVESKKQVAILAPTTILTFQHFENFKKRFHGWPIEIRELNRFVSTADAKKTLVDLKEGRVDILIGTHRILSKDVNFKELGLLVVDEEQKFGVIHKEKIKKLKTSVDTLTLSATPIPRTLNMSLVGIRDLSLINTAPVDRLPTRTFICKWEAETIRKAIESEIHRGGQVYFIHNRIQTIYGVADEIRQIVPKARIKVAHGQMDEEELEKTTLAFFNHDIDVLISTAIVESGMDVSRANTMFIDQAQLFGLSQLYQLRGRVGRSKQRAYCYLLLPRSRQLDKEAQERLKIIQENTQLGSGIRIAQYDLELRGAGNILGDEQSGHVNSVGYELYMDLLNDAISRAKGEEVDDFELDPEINLRISAMIPDKYIPDIRMRLSYYKALAEIKFESDVEQIENELQDQFGPLPEPVVNLIGVMLVRKLCKDLGVRDVSAGVKTVSLVFTEKSKLSPEQAIKLAMRETKKYSLTPDNRLNIRLEIIGWSQVYEELKYLLAVSEGNDPKNPKPPQQPTQTKLIRRMGIF, translated from the coding sequence ATGAAATTTGAGCCACTTAATTTAAATCTAGAATCCCAGCTCGAAAGGGTTTTCGATGGTCCTTCGAAAAAAGAAGTTCAAATCATTGGATCTTCCTCGCTACTCTCCTTTGCTCTCTTTCTAAGTCAATCACACAGCAAACAAATTCACGCGCTCCCTCACTTAGTTATTGTCAGCAACTCTAATGATGCAAATAAATTAATCAATTATATTGAGTTTTTTGATCCAAGCAAAGTTTGCTATGTGTTACCAGAATTCGATGTCTCCCCCTATTCAGGAGTCTACCCTTCTCCGAAAATAATTAAAGAGAGAATGCTCTTTATGAGCCGTGCTCAAAACGCCAGAAAGGGCGAAATTTTTGTCGCGTCTTACTTGGGTATGCAACAAAAATCAATCCCCGTGGATGTTTTGATTGAATCCAATAAATTGTATAAAAAAGGAGACTTTTTACCTGAAAATTTGTCTCTTCATTTAATAAATTTGGGCTATGAATCGGCACCTATGGTTGAAGATGTGGGCCAGTTTGCCATTCGTGGCGGAATTGTCGATATCTTTTCCCCAGGAGAAAAACTTCCTGTCCGTGTCGAGCTTTTTGGTGACCAGATTGAAACGCTTAGATTTTTTTCTCCTACGACGTTAAAAAGTGAAACCGCTATCGATAGTTTTCTTTTAACACCTGCAAAAGAGATTTTATACTTAGACAATGAGTATGAGCACTTGGTCTCGAGATTTAAAGCTTCTACCCAAGGAAGAGTTATTCCAAATGAAGAAGTCGACGACATTTCTCGCTCTTTAGTGCAAAAAAACTTCTTTCCTGGCATCGAATTTTTGATTACTTGTTTTTATGAAAAGCCATCTCTGCCAATTGAACATTTTGCAACTTCTTTAAACCTTTGGATTGTAGATCCCATTGAGGTTCAAAAAATAAGTGATGACTCTTTGTCAGAACTCAAAACTGAGTTCAATAATTCTGAAAATTCATTGATCAGACCAAAACTGGAAGATTTTTTTAATCCCGCTTGGATTTCTTCCACCAGTGAATCCTCTGCAGATTTCTGTGGGTTAAATGAAAACATTATTTTGAAAAAAATATTTTTTTCAAATATCGATTTTAAAAACACAAACTTTGATGAGGGCTCTGAATCTCCTTGTCGAATTGAATATCGTTCTTTTACGACACAAGAATTTTCCAATCTTTCTTTGGCCTCAACGCCAGGATCAGAGGCCTGGAATATTTCTTTGTCAAACAAACTAAACCATTGGAAAAAAGATCATTATAAAATATTTGTGGCTATACGAAACACCGCCCAAGCCGAAAGACTCAAACACTTTTTAGATCAAATTCATTTTCAGTTTGGCAAAGTCTCTAATGAAGATTATTGCTGGGACAGCTGGTGCCGCGAACAGGAATTTAATCCACACCTTATTCATCTTATTCCACGTTTTCTAAGTGAAAGCCTGCGTGTTGAAGAAGAAAAAATCATTTTTTTGCGTGAAGAGGATTTCTTCGGAAAAAAAGACCGAATCCGCTCTACTCAAGGTGCTGAGGACTTCCAAAAACAAGCCAAACGTCTTAATTTTGGCGATTTGAAGCCGGGCGATTTGGTTGTTCATATCAAACATGGAATCGGCCAGTACGAAGGTCTTAAGGTAATGAATATCAACGGCGTGGAAAGCGAGTTTATTCAGCTTTCTTATAAAGAAAAAGATAAACTTTACCTTCCTGTCTATCGTGTCAGTCAACTACAAAAATATTCAAGCAGCATTTCCACTTCCCTACTAGATAAGCTGGGTGGAACCAGCTGGGAAAAAACAAAAATTAAAGTTAAGAATCATCTTAAAGATATCGCTAGCGAGTTGCTAGCTCTCTATGCCAAGCGAGCCGAAATGCACCGCCCTCCTTTTAAACTGAGTGAATCAGAAGCTCAACTTTTTGAAAAAGGATTTCCCTTCCAAGAAACAGATGATCAATTGCGCTCCATTAATGATATTATTAAAGACCTGTCTTCCTCTAAACCAATGGACAGGTTAATTTGTGGAGATGTTGGTTTTGGAAAAACGGAAGTGGCCATGCGGGCAGCCTTTTTTGCTGTGGAAAGTAAAAAACAAGTGGCCATTTTAGCCCCTACTACTATTTTAACATTCCAACATTTCGAAAATTTCAAAAAACGTTTCCACGGTTGGCCCATTGAAATCCGCGAGCTCAACCGTTTTGTTTCCACCGCTGATGCGAAAAAAACCCTCGTAGATCTAAAAGAAGGACGTGTCGATATTTTAATTGGCACTCATCGAATACTTTCAAAAGATGTAAACTTTAAAGAGCTAGGACTTTTAGTCGTTGATGAGGAACAAAAGTTTGGAGTCATCCACAAAGAGAAAATTAAAAAATTAAAAACCTCCGTAGACACCTTAACTCTTTCAGCGACACCAATACCAAGAACTTTGAACATGAGTCTTGTTGGCATTCGTGATCTCAGTTTAATTAACACCGCTCCTGTGGATCGACTGCCCACCCGAACTTTCATTTGCAAATGGGAAGCTGAAACCATCCGTAAGGCAATTGAATCAGAGATTCATCGTGGAGGTCAGGTTTATTTCATCCACAACCGAATTCAAACAATCTATGGAGTCGCTGACGAAATCAGACAGATTGTTCCTAAAGCTCGAATTAAAGTGGCTCATGGGCAAATGGATGAAGAAGAGTTAGAGAAAACCACCTTGGCTTTTTTTAATCATGACATCGACGTGCTCATCAGCACAGCCATTGTGGAATCGGGCATGGACGTCTCGCGAGCCAATACCATGTTTATTGACCAAGCTCAGTTGTTTGGCCTATCTCAACTCTATCAACTCCGAGGTCGAGTGGGACGGTCTAAACAACGCGCTTATTGCTATCTCCTGTTACCAAGAAGTCGACAATTAGATAAAGAGGCCCAAGAACGCTTAAAAATAATCCAGGAAAACACTCAACTTGGCAGTGGTATTCGCATCGCTCAATATGATCTTGAGTTACGTGGTGCTGGTAATATTTTAGGAGATGAGCAGTCTGGACATGTAAACTCTGTTGGTTATGAGTTGTATATGGATTTACTTAATGACGCCATTTCTAGAGCTAAGGGCGAAGAGGTAGATGATTTTGAATTAGATCCAGAAATTAACTTAAGAATTTCCGCAATGATTCCAGATAAATATATTCCAGATATCCGAATGAGGCTAAGCTATTACAAAGCCTTAGCTGAAATTAAATTCGAATCCGATGTCGAGCAAATTGAAAATGAATTGCAAGATCAGTTTGGACCTCTACCAGAACCTGTCGTTAATCTCATAGGTGTTATGCTTGTAAGAAAGCTCTGCAAGGATTTAGGGGTTAGAGACGTGAGTGCCGGAGTTAAAACTGTTTCCCTTGTTTTCACTGAAAAATCTAAACTTTCTCCAGAGCAAGCGATCAAGCTTGCCATGAGAGAAACTAAAAAATACTCGCTAACTCCCGACAACAGACTAAATATCCGTTTAGAAATCATCGGCTGGTCTCAAGTGTACGAAGAGCTTAAATATTTATTAGCTGTCTCGGAGGGAAACGACCCCAAAAACCCAAAACCACCTCAACAGCCCACGCAAACCAAACTCATCCGCCGTATGGGAATATTTTAA
- the atpD gene encoding F0F1 ATP synthase subunit beta: MANGKIKQVLGPVVDVVFEGGDLPAINSALRATNSFISNKDENLVLEVAQHLGDNVVRTISMDSTEGLVRGSKVTYTGNMIMAPVGKEALGRIINVIGEPVDEAGPVNTKEKWPIHRSAPKFEDQATKTEMLMTGIKVIDLLAPYAKGGKIGLFGGAGVGKTVLIQELIRNIATEHGGYSVFAGVGERTREGNDLWREMKESGVIEKTALVFGQMNEPPGARARVALTGLTVAEYFRDVEKQDVLFFVDNIFRFTQAGAEVSALLGRIPSAVGYQPTLGTEMGNLQERITSTKQGSITSVQAVYVPADDYTDPAPATTFTHLDATTNLDRDIAALGIYPAVHPLTSTSRLLDPQVVGEEHYKCARDVQALLQRYRELQDIIAILGMDELSEEDKLVVTRARKIQRFLSQPFFVAEQFTGMPGKYIDIKDTIKGFREILDGKHDELPEQAFYLVGTIEDAIEKAKKLV; encoded by the coding sequence ATGGCAAATGGAAAAATAAAACAAGTTTTGGGTCCCGTTGTGGACGTTGTGTTTGAGGGTGGAGATCTTCCAGCGATCAACTCAGCATTAAGAGCGACAAACTCTTTTATTTCAAATAAAGATGAAAATTTGGTCTTAGAAGTAGCGCAACATTTAGGTGATAATGTTGTTAGAACGATTTCAATGGACTCCACAGAGGGGTTAGTTCGTGGCAGCAAAGTAACTTATACAGGGAATATGATTATGGCCCCTGTTGGTAAAGAGGCTCTTGGTAGAATTATCAATGTTATTGGAGAGCCTGTTGATGAGGCGGGTCCTGTTAACACAAAAGAAAAATGGCCAATTCATAGGAGCGCCCCCAAATTCGAAGATCAAGCCACAAAAACAGAAATGTTGATGACGGGGATTAAAGTAATAGATTTATTAGCCCCTTATGCAAAGGGTGGGAAAATTGGCTTATTCGGAGGCGCCGGTGTTGGTAAAACAGTTCTCATTCAAGAATTGATCAGAAATATCGCCACCGAACATGGAGGCTATTCTGTTTTCGCTGGTGTTGGAGAACGAACAAGGGAAGGAAACGATCTTTGGAGAGAAATGAAAGAATCTGGAGTTATCGAAAAAACAGCTCTAGTTTTTGGGCAGATGAACGAACCTCCAGGAGCAAGAGCTAGGGTTGCGTTGACAGGCCTAACGGTTGCAGAATATTTCCGAGATGTTGAAAAACAAGACGTTTTATTTTTCGTAGATAATATTTTTAGATTTACTCAAGCAGGTGCAGAGGTTTCGGCTTTATTGGGTCGTATCCCTTCAGCCGTTGGTTATCAGCCTACTCTTGGAACCGAAATGGGGAACTTACAGGAAAGAATTACTTCGACTAAACAAGGCTCAATTACTTCTGTACAAGCTGTTTATGTTCCAGCTGATGACTATACAGATCCAGCTCCGGCGACGACATTTACCCATCTAGATGCAACAACCAACCTAGATAGAGATATTGCCGCTCTTGGGATTTACCCTGCGGTTCACCCCTTAACATCCACATCAAGACTGTTGGACCCTCAAGTTGTTGGCGAAGAGCACTACAAGTGCGCTCGGGATGTTCAAGCTTTGTTACAAAGATACAGAGAGCTTCAAGATATTATTGCCATTCTTGGTATGGATGAATTGTCTGAAGAAGATAAGCTCGTTGTTACAAGAGCTAGAAAAATACAAAGGTTTTTGTCGCAACCGTTTTTCGTGGCGGAACAGTTTACAGGAATGCCGGGTAAGTATATAGACATCAAAGACACTATCAAAGGATTTAGAGAAATCCTAGATGGAAAACATGATGAACTTCCAGAACAGGCATTTTATTTAGTTGGAACCATTGAAGATGCTATTGAAAAAGCTAAAAAACTTGTATAG
- a CDS encoding ATP synthase F0 subunit B — protein sequence MTNIDINNRMNNKSYLTIKLTVKSLGFYLFFLSGYSFAEANTGAHSNEIPSVILWQFFNLGVLFLIIYKYTKIPIKNYFDQKQKDYLSQAEKSKAIYLEAEKEYHDIKHRLEILQNSSDESIARARLEAMEMKKNIIKEAEESAHKIGLETLLSIKIEAQKAYQSVQKKLVLDSIVLAKGLLTKDIGAQDHLRLQSDFNKNIEATNP from the coding sequence ATGACGAACATTGATATAAACAATAGAATGAATAATAAAAGTTATTTAACAATAAAATTAACAGTGAAGAGTTTGGGTTTTTATTTATTTTTTTTAAGTGGGTATAGTTTCGCAGAAGCCAACACGGGAGCTCACTCAAATGAAATTCCATCTGTTATTCTTTGGCAATTTTTTAATCTTGGAGTTTTGTTTTTAATCATTTATAAGTATACAAAAATTCCAATAAAAAATTATTTCGACCAAAAACAAAAAGACTATTTAAGTCAGGCGGAAAAGTCTAAAGCTATTTATCTTGAGGCTGAAAAAGAATATCACGATATTAAACATCGACTGGAGATATTGCAAAACAGCTCCGATGAAAGTATAGCTAGGGCCAGACTAGAAGCTATGGAAATGAAAAAAAATATTATAAAAGAGGCCGAGGAGTCTGCCCACAAAATTGGATTAGAGACTTTGCTATCAATTAAAATTGAAGCGCAAAAAGCCTATCAATCGGTGCAGAAGAAGCTTGTGCTGGATTCCATAGTATTGGCTAAAGGTCTTCTAACAAAAGATATTGGGGCGCAAGACCATTTGAGATTGCAATCCGATTTTAATAAAAATATTGAGGCGACAAATCCATGA
- the atpC gene encoding ATP synthase F1 subunit epsilon, with the protein MFKLTLVTPEKKIIMDQEVESVVVPANRGELNILGGHTPLITSLETGIVKWKEKGKETYNHAVVSWGYCEIFPGGVDILAEIADLPAEVDVEECKRYIVSAEKRLNSEILNDETFESVTREINRMRADLEISKYKN; encoded by the coding sequence ATGTTTAAACTGACCTTAGTGACCCCTGAAAAAAAAATTATAATGGATCAAGAAGTTGAATCCGTCGTAGTGCCTGCAAACCGAGGAGAGCTGAATATATTAGGAGGGCATACTCCTCTTATTACCTCCTTGGAAACAGGAATTGTTAAGTGGAAAGAAAAAGGGAAAGAAACTTACAACCATGCTGTTGTTTCTTGGGGTTATTGCGAGATTTTTCCAGGTGGTGTGGATATATTAGCTGAAATAGCGGATCTTCCAGCTGAAGTAGATGTCGAAGAGTGTAAACGCTATATTGTGTCAGCAGAGAAACGTTTAAATTCCGAAATTTTGAATGATGAAACTTTTGAAAGCGTTACTAGAGAAATAAATCGAATGCGAGCCGATCTAGAAATTTCTAAATATAAAAATTAA
- a CDS encoding F0F1 ATP synthase subunit alpha → MDMNQVRADEISRVLKEQINQFSKKIEVSEAGSVLSVGDGVARVYGLENVQAGELVEFSSGVQGMVLNLEEGYVGVVIFGEDRYIKEGDTVKRTKKIVEVPVGEALLGRVVDALGNPIDGRGPLNTPHSRVVELKAPGIVYRQPVHEPLQTGIKAIDSMIPIGRGQRELIIGDRQTGKTAIAIDTIINQKGLNVQCFYVAIGQKQSTVALVVEKLRAAGSLEYTTVIAANASDAAPLQFLAAYSGTAMAEYFRDTGRHALIIYDDLTKQAQAYRQLSLLLRRPPGREAYPGDVFYLHSRLLERAAKLSDDKGAGSLTALPIIETQAGDISAYIPTNVISITDGQIFLETDLFYKGVRPAISVGKSVSRVGGAAQIKAMKKIAGTIKLELAQYRALEAFAAFASDLDKASQRQLARGRRLVELLKQGQYQPLKVEDQVLSIYAATNGFLDEYPEIEVRRYEKEMLEFVKHKHSGILKSVSEKKELTKDNEKLLQDALIEFKSIFQVNQKK, encoded by the coding sequence ATGGATATGAATCAGGTTAGAGCCGATGAAATTAGCAGAGTTCTTAAGGAGCAAATAAATCAATTCTCAAAAAAAATAGAAGTTAGCGAAGCTGGAAGTGTTCTTTCTGTTGGAGATGGTGTTGCCAGGGTTTATGGATTAGAAAATGTGCAGGCTGGTGAGCTTGTTGAGTTCAGCAGTGGCGTTCAAGGAATGGTACTAAATTTAGAAGAAGGTTATGTTGGTGTCGTTATATTTGGTGAAGATAGATATATCAAGGAAGGCGACACAGTTAAAAGGACGAAAAAGATTGTGGAGGTTCCCGTAGGCGAAGCCCTTTTGGGAAGGGTTGTCGATGCGCTTGGAAATCCGATCGATGGAAGGGGTCCTTTGAATACTCCTCACTCGCGAGTTGTTGAGTTAAAAGCTCCTGGAATTGTTTATAGACAACCCGTTCATGAACCTTTGCAAACGGGCATCAAAGCTATTGACTCAATGATCCCCATTGGAAGAGGACAAAGAGAGCTTATCATTGGCGATAGACAAACGGGAAAAACGGCGATTGCGATTGATACGATTATTAATCAAAAAGGACTAAACGTTCAGTGTTTTTATGTGGCAATTGGGCAGAAACAATCAACCGTTGCTTTGGTGGTAGAAAAACTGCGAGCAGCGGGATCATTGGAATATACTACGGTTATTGCGGCAAACGCATCAGATGCAGCTCCTCTTCAGTTTTTGGCAGCGTATTCTGGAACAGCTATGGCTGAATACTTCAGAGACACGGGTCGACATGCTTTAATTATTTATGATGATTTAACTAAACAAGCTCAGGCCTATCGTCAATTATCATTGTTATTAAGAAGACCTCCAGGTAGAGAGGCTTACCCTGGGGATGTGTTTTATCTTCACTCTCGATTGCTTGAAAGAGCGGCCAAGTTATCGGATGACAAAGGTGCAGGTTCGTTGACCGCACTTCCCATCATTGAAACTCAGGCAGGAGATATTTCTGCATATATCCCAACGAATGTAATTTCAATTACCGATGGTCAAATTTTTCTTGAGACGGATTTATTTTATAAAGGAGTCCGTCCAGCTATTTCGGTTGGTAAGTCGGTGTCCAGGGTTGGTGGGGCTGCCCAAATCAAAGCAATGAAAAAAATTGCGGGAACTATAAAACTAGAATTAGCACAATACAGAGCCCTTGAAGCTTTTGCGGCTTTTGCATCTGATCTGGACAAAGCTTCTCAACGACAACTTGCCAGAGGAAGAAGACTTGTTGAATTGTTGAAACAAGGTCAGTACCAACCATTAAAAGTTGAAGATCAGGTTTTATCAATTTATGCAGCTACCAATGGATTTCTAGATGAATATCCAGAAATTGAAGTGAGAAGATATGAAAAAGAAATGCTTGAATTTGTAAAACACAAACATTCAGGGATATTAAAATCAGTTTCTGAGAAAAAAGAACTTACAAAGGATAACGAAAAGCTACTTCAGGATGCATTGATTGAATTTAAATCTATCTTCCAAGTAAATCAGAAGAAATAA
- a CDS encoding glycoside hydrolase family 3 protein: protein MSSEFTVKIKNILLYLSLISQFQNFSLAMTQEITRSFSDSSAEKILSQMSLDEKIGQLFIVGFPQNSFDQKLKKHIQINKIGSFILFKRNITDLVSLKKLNSELVQYSVEKLSVPPLLAVDQEGGNVARIETTPKMPYFFQLGNIEDSNLIYQFGKYTAELLSSLGFNLNLAPVLDLADSTESSFISLRSFGNNPIKVSTLGYSYSKGLLDNGVIPTAKHFPGLGNSRNDPHTSFTSRNTSLNDLETFDLKPFKEFSKLGPNSAVMLSHMVYKNLDHSLKPASFSQFIIKDLLRSRLGFSGVIITDDLQMKASSLASFGPSQAALEALMAGADIVMLSWSLTDQTKAFNLVKSAVSSGKLPIALVNEKVLRILSLKKNIHQKSNLLFKKFQTDDIRVLNQVQKNIFTTKVNTALLNPELLLNSKNSKNKFCVVSNLNKIFDKFKFPNFHQFLGFKLPQNTSAEEFVSFFKKCPCEVFFLIVDNFEQVRLLNAFSPSKDKKIVVFNYTHPSALKNRDKFFNVIDFYGLASADIEALSSRLQEFSLLVSKKFKQNSFYKE from the coding sequence ATGTCTTCTGAGTTTACGGTAAAAATTAAAAATATATTATTATATTTATCGCTGATCTCTCAATTTCAGAACTTTTCGCTAGCTATGACTCAAGAAATAACTCGATCATTTTCAGATTCCTCAGCTGAAAAAATTCTATCCCAAATGAGTTTAGATGAAAAAATTGGACAATTATTTATTGTTGGTTTTCCACAAAACAGTTTTGACCAGAAACTAAAAAAACATATTCAAATCAACAAAATAGGTTCATTTATTCTTTTTAAGCGAAATATTACTGACTTAGTCTCTTTAAAAAAATTAAATTCCGAATTGGTCCAGTATTCAGTTGAAAAGCTCAGTGTGCCCCCTTTGCTGGCTGTTGATCAAGAAGGCGGTAATGTAGCACGTATTGAAACAACTCCCAAAATGCCTTATTTTTTTCAATTAGGAAATATTGAAGATTCCAATTTAATTTACCAGTTTGGAAAATATACAGCTGAATTGCTTTCCTCATTGGGTTTTAATTTAAATTTAGCTCCTGTTCTAGATCTTGCCGATTCGACGGAAAGCAGTTTTATTTCTCTTCGATCTTTTGGAAATAACCCCATAAAGGTATCCACCCTTGGATATTCCTACTCTAAAGGTCTATTAGACAATGGCGTTATTCCAACGGCAAAACATTTTCCAGGGCTCGGCAATTCGAGGAATGACCCTCATACTTCTTTTACGAGTCGAAATACTTCTTTAAATGATTTGGAAACTTTCGATTTAAAACCCTTCAAAGAGTTTTCAAAATTAGGTCCGAATTCTGCAGTGATGTTGTCCCATATGGTTTACAAAAATCTTGATCATTCACTAAAACCTGCTTCTTTCTCTCAGTTTATTATTAAAGATCTTCTTCGGAGCCGTTTAGGGTTTTCTGGAGTTATTATAACAGATGATTTGCAAATGAAAGCCTCTTCTTTAGCTTCCTTTGGTCCATCACAGGCAGCCTTGGAAGCCCTCATGGCGGGAGCAGATATTGTCATGCTTTCTTGGTCTTTAACTGATCAAACTAAAGCCTTTAATTTGGTTAAATCCGCGGTTTCCTCTGGAAAATTGCCAATTGCCCTTGTTAACGAAAAAGTATTGAGAATTCTTTCTCTTAAAAAGAATATTCATCAAAAATCAAATCTCTTATTTAAAAAATTTCAGACAGATGATATTCGTGTTCTAAATCAAGTACAAAAAAATATTTTCACGACAAAAGTGAATACCGCACTTCTCAATCCTGAACTGCTTTTAAACTCAAAAAACTCCAAGAATAAATTTTGTGTTGTTTCAAATTTAAATAAAATTTTTGATAAATTTAAGTTTCCAAACTTTCATCAATTTCTTGGTTTTAAATTACCACAAAATACAAGCGCAGAAGAGTTTGTAAGTTTTTTTAAAAAATGTCCCTGTGAAGTTTTTTTTCTTATTGTTGATAATTTCGAACAAGTCCGCTTGTTAAATGCCTTTTCTCCAAGTAAGGATAAAAAAATTGTAGTTTTTAACTACACGCACCCGTCAGCGCTTAAAAACAGAGATAAATTTTTTAATGTCATTGATTTTTATGGACTTGCTTCCGCCGACATAGAAGCTCTTTCAAGTCGCCTACAAGAATTTTCGCTTCTGGTATCTAAAAAATTTAAACAGAATTCTTTCTACAAAGAATAA
- the atpG gene encoding ATP synthase F1 subunit gamma encodes MGSLKDIRAQIESTKNTQQITKAMKLVSASKLRKAQHNIVNMRPYALSLRRVISDISVTQKISHPLMQKKENPKKILLVVLTSDRGLCGAFNTNINKYAEKYFKENNSQLEKIDFFFIGKRGVDHFNKRSIKPIDFIVKLDKDISYDLAAHVADKLLKQYLSGEYHEIRLVYNEFKSAISQNVVCETLIPIDVSLSSFNDEKNIQKFSKDLIFEPSAKEIIEELLVKHFDLQIYRCMSESVAAEHGARMTAMENASNNAKEMIAKLSLTYNKLRQEKITTELIEIVSGAEALK; translated from the coding sequence ATGGGAAGCTTGAAAGATATAAGGGCTCAAATAGAGTCTACTAAAAACACACAACAAATCACTAAGGCCATGAAGCTGGTTTCAGCTTCTAAACTGAGAAAGGCTCAACACAATATAGTGAACATGAGGCCTTATGCGTTGTCTTTAAGAAGAGTGATTTCAGATATTTCAGTGACTCAAAAAATATCTCATCCGTTGATGCAAAAAAAAGAAAATCCTAAAAAAATTCTTTTAGTTGTATTAACTTCAGACAGAGGTTTGTGTGGAGCTTTTAATACAAATATTAACAAATACGCTGAAAAATATTTCAAAGAAAATAACAGTCAGTTAGAAAAAATAGATTTTTTCTTTATTGGCAAAAGAGGCGTGGATCATTTTAATAAACGATCAATAAAACCAATCGACTTCATTGTTAAGTTGGATAAAGATATTTCCTATGACCTTGCTGCTCATGTTGCAGATAAGCTTTTGAAGCAATATTTATCAGGTGAATATCATGAGATCAGATTGGTTTATAACGAATTTAAATCAGCAATCTCACAAAATGTCGTGTGCGAAACCCTTATTCCCATTGATGTCAGTTTAAGTTCATTTAATGATGAAAAAAACATTCAAAAATTTTCTAAAGATTTAATTTTTGAACCGTCAGCAAAAGAAATTATTGAAGAACTATTGGTAAAACATTTTGATTTGCAAATATACAGATGCATGTCTGAAAGCGTTGCTGCCGAACATGGAGCAAGAATGACAGCAATGGAAAATGCTTCAAATAACGCAAAAGAAATGATCGCTAAGCTTTCTTTAACATATAACAAATTAAGACAAGAAAAAATAACCACTGAATTAATCGAAATTGTAAGTGGAGCAGAGGCTTTGAAATAA